A genomic window from Scomber scombrus chromosome 18, fScoSco1.1, whole genome shotgun sequence includes:
- the bcat2 gene encoding branched-chain-amino-acid aminotransferase, mitochondrial isoform X2 yields MAALRSALHGRLVQALPFCFAPQRFASSFKAADLSIERNTACKPKPDPSTLLFGKSFSDHMLTINWSQKEGWEAPHIGPFQNLSLHPATSALHYSTELFEGMKAFRGVDNRIRLFRPMLNMERMHRSADRSCLPLFDKGELLECIRKLVELDQEWVPYSLNASLYIRPTFIGTEPSLGVSPPGRAMIFVIIGPVGPYFATGSFNPVSLLADPSFVRAWKGGVGAYKMGGNYGPTIAVQNEAVKRGCQQVLWLYGEQEEITEVGTMNLFIYWTNENGEKELVTPPLDGIILPGVTRQSLLDLARTWGEFKVTERKMGMKELLGALDAGRVLEVFGAGTACVVCPVGSLLYRGKTYEIPTMQNGPDLAKRFHKDLTDIQYGRTQSEWAPLVA; encoded by the exons GCACTCCATGGACGACTTGTTCAGGCCCTTCCTTTTTGCTTTGCTCCACAGCGGTTCGCCAGCTCCTTCAAg GCAGCGGATCTCAGCATCGAACGCAACACAGCATGCAAGCCGAAGCCGGACCCCTCCACCTTGCTGTTCGGCAAGAGCTTCTCCGACCACATGTTGACCATCAACTGGTCACAGAAAGAAGGCTGGGAGGCACCTCACATTGGGCCTTTCCAGAACCTGTCGCTGCACCCCGCCACCTCCGCCCTGCACTACTCCACAGAG CTGTTTGAAGGCATGAAAGCTTTCCGCGGAGTCGACAATCGCATCCGGCTGTTCAGACCGATGCTGAACATGGAGAGGATGCACCGGAGCGCAGACAGAAGCTGCCTTCCT CTGTTTGACAAAGGCGAGCTGCTGGAGTGCATCAGGAAGCTGGTGGAGCTCGACCAAGAATGGGTTCCTTATTCTCTGAACGCCAGCCTCTACATCAGACCCACCTTCATAGGAACTGAG ccgTCCCTCGGCGTGTCTCCGCCGGGCAGAGCGATGATCTTTGTCATCATCGGCCCAGTTGGACCCTACTTCGCCACCGGGTCTTTCAACCCCGTGTCTCTGCTGGCCGACCCTTCGTTTGTCAGAGCTTGGAAAGGAGGAGTCGGGGCTTATAAGATGGGAGG TAACTACGGCCCCACGATAGCGGTGCAGAACGAGGCGGTGAAGAGGGGCTGTCAGCAGGTCCTGTGGCTGTACGGAGAACAGGAGGAGATCACCGAGGTCGGCACCATGAACCTCTTCATCTACTGGACCAACGAGAATGGAG agaaaGAGTTGGTGACCCCTCCTTTGGACGGCATCATTCTTCCAGGAGTCACCAGACAGTCTCTGCTGGACCTGGCCAGAACCTGG GGTGAGTTTAAGGTGACCGAGCGTAAGATGGGCATGAAGGAGCTGCTGGGGGCTCTGGATGCAGGGAGGGTCCTGGAGGTGTTCGGAGCAGGGACGGCCTGCGTCGTCTGTCCTGTCGGAAGCCTCCTCTACAGAGGAAAG acgTACGAGATCCCTACTATGCAGAATGGTCCAGACCTGGCAAAGAGGTTCCACAAAGATCTTACTGATATTCAG
- the bcat2 gene encoding branched-chain-amino-acid aminotransferase, mitochondrial isoform X1: protein MSPGMKDRANIYPDKSFNPHDNTVYLFHLQALHGRLVQALPFCFAPQRFASSFKAADLSIERNTACKPKPDPSTLLFGKSFSDHMLTINWSQKEGWEAPHIGPFQNLSLHPATSALHYSTELFEGMKAFRGVDNRIRLFRPMLNMERMHRSADRSCLPLFDKGELLECIRKLVELDQEWVPYSLNASLYIRPTFIGTEPSLGVSPPGRAMIFVIIGPVGPYFATGSFNPVSLLADPSFVRAWKGGVGAYKMGGNYGPTIAVQNEAVKRGCQQVLWLYGEQEEITEVGTMNLFIYWTNENGEKELVTPPLDGIILPGVTRQSLLDLARTWGEFKVTERKMGMKELLGALDAGRVLEVFGAGTACVVCPVGSLLYRGKTYEIPTMQNGPDLAKRFHKDLTDIQYGRTQSEWAPLVA, encoded by the exons ATGTCACCTGGAATGAAAGACAGAGCTAATATATATCCTGATAAATCCTTTAACCCTCATGATAACACTgtatatttgtttcatttgcaGGCACTCCATGGACGACTTGTTCAGGCCCTTCCTTTTTGCTTTGCTCCACAGCGGTTCGCCAGCTCCTTCAAg GCAGCGGATCTCAGCATCGAACGCAACACAGCATGCAAGCCGAAGCCGGACCCCTCCACCTTGCTGTTCGGCAAGAGCTTCTCCGACCACATGTTGACCATCAACTGGTCACAGAAAGAAGGCTGGGAGGCACCTCACATTGGGCCTTTCCAGAACCTGTCGCTGCACCCCGCCACCTCCGCCCTGCACTACTCCACAGAG CTGTTTGAAGGCATGAAAGCTTTCCGCGGAGTCGACAATCGCATCCGGCTGTTCAGACCGATGCTGAACATGGAGAGGATGCACCGGAGCGCAGACAGAAGCTGCCTTCCT CTGTTTGACAAAGGCGAGCTGCTGGAGTGCATCAGGAAGCTGGTGGAGCTCGACCAAGAATGGGTTCCTTATTCTCTGAACGCCAGCCTCTACATCAGACCCACCTTCATAGGAACTGAG ccgTCCCTCGGCGTGTCTCCGCCGGGCAGAGCGATGATCTTTGTCATCATCGGCCCAGTTGGACCCTACTTCGCCACCGGGTCTTTCAACCCCGTGTCTCTGCTGGCCGACCCTTCGTTTGTCAGAGCTTGGAAAGGAGGAGTCGGGGCTTATAAGATGGGAGG TAACTACGGCCCCACGATAGCGGTGCAGAACGAGGCGGTGAAGAGGGGCTGTCAGCAGGTCCTGTGGCTGTACGGAGAACAGGAGGAGATCACCGAGGTCGGCACCATGAACCTCTTCATCTACTGGACCAACGAGAATGGAG agaaaGAGTTGGTGACCCCTCCTTTGGACGGCATCATTCTTCCAGGAGTCACCAGACAGTCTCTGCTGGACCTGGCCAGAACCTGG GGTGAGTTTAAGGTGACCGAGCGTAAGATGGGCATGAAGGAGCTGCTGGGGGCTCTGGATGCAGGGAGGGTCCTGGAGGTGTTCGGAGCAGGGACGGCCTGCGTCGTCTGTCCTGTCGGAAGCCTCCTCTACAGAGGAAAG acgTACGAGATCCCTACTATGCAGAATGGTCCAGACCTGGCAAAGAGGTTCCACAAAGATCTTACTGATATTCAG